Within the Desulfonatronovibrio magnus genome, the region TCATCAGGTCGTCTACACTGACGGGATGGCATTCTCCCGCACTATATTCCGCTCGTGCTTTCTGTATTTCATCAAAAAGCTGATTGCGTCGGCGCTCCATGATTCTCCTGGAAAGAATTTCCTTGAACATATCCTGTTCTGTAAGTGGCAGTTTATCCACCTCTTCCAGCAGGCCTCCAAAAGTCATTGTTTGAGACATATCTATTTCTCCTTTTGAACCCGGGTTCCGGGGACTGATCCAGAAAAAGAGTTTAGCCCTAGCCCACGGAATACACGGAAAAGCACTGAATAAGAAAAGAACTTTCCGTGTCCTTCCGTGTGTTCCGTGGGCAGAATTCTTTTTAAGGCATCCACCATCCGGATAAGACAGAAGAGTTTCGCCCACCCCAGTGTAACACCCCAGAGGGGGCCCCGGTTACACGGGGCAGGCGGAATTCACGGAAAGACACGGAAGCCGGAGATCCGTGGTCCATTGCCACGTATGAGTGTATGAAAGTATTCGTGTTTGGGTGTAAAGTCAAAACCGTAGTCCGTTTAGACGTATGGACGTATGAACCCGTAATCCGTGGTCCGAAGTCCGGGATCCGTGGTCCGTAGTCCGTGGTCCGAAGTCCGGGATCCGAGATCCGTGGTCCGAAATTTGATTCTTCATACTTCAGTGTCCTTCCGTGCCTGCCCCGTGGGGTGTTTCGTAGGATAACTATTTTCATGCCCACTCCGGCTCAGGGACATCCAGCTTTTCCATGATAAAGCCCGGTTCAAATGGAACATTTGTCTCAAGCATTTCTTGAGCTCCAATGCGCAAAGATTCCATAAGCTCCTCACGGGTTTTTTCCTGGGCGTTGACTCCTGGGAGGTCAACAAGCCATCCAATCCACCATCCATCTGTTTGCTTAATTACAGCACGGTATTTCATATAGTTACCTCACGAATGGAATATCCAAATCTTTTCAGATTTTTCGCGCTAACTCATCAACAATTTCCACATGTCTTGGCACTTGAGTCTTCCTGGTTCCAAGTTGAAAAATAGTGTGCCGACTGCCTTCCCGCAAAAGGCAGGCTCCATGTTTTTGTAAATGCTTTAACAAAGCCTTTCTCTTCATAATAAAGCTTACTCTAATCCAAAAGTTTAGTCACTCCAAATTCAAATATTTCAACTGACCGGTGATCCCTTCCCTGGCCAACCGTCTGGCCTGGGGGGAACCTTGGCGAATAGCCACAGCGCCAGACGCCACCCAGTAATAGGACTTGTTCAGGCTGTTGAACCCGGAACAGTTCCTCTGAAACCAGGATTTGAGCCACGTCAGCTTGGCCAATATAGTGTTTACCTCGCTGGTATGGGCCGGGTGCACTTCGACAAACACTCCTTTGTCTTTTATGTCCAGTCCGTAGTCCCAGCGATTGTCGTTGGGGCGGGAGTTCTCAAGGCATGCGTCAATGTTGATGCTTCCATTGCAGACGCTTTTTGGGGAGCGGATAAGCTTTTTGTCTTTTTTTTGCAGTGCCTGCATTCCGGATTTCCAGCAATCCTTTAATTCCTCGTTGTGGCTTGCCATTGACTTTAAGCTCATGTTTCCTGCTCCTGGATCATTCTGCTAACTACATCGTTTACCCGGCCGCTAAACTCAGCCAGGCCTCCCCAACCCCATTCCTGGATGTCCTCGGCTCCGGGGTCCAGATTAGATATATCCCGCGTATGGATACTCTGGTCATGGCGCTCAAAGTAGTAAACCCTGGCTGTGGAAGATTTGATCCGCTTGGCTAATTCGTTTAAAGCCTGCGTTTTGGGTGCGTCCAGCATTTCTAAAAGCAGATTCGGATCTCCGGAGAAGGACTGCAGCATTTTCCAGCCCCAGACAAAATCCAGAATATGGGATGAGTGGGTGGACAAAATAACTTTATATCCCCGATCCAAAAGCTCCATAACCCCCAAAAGAACTGCCGAGACCGCCTGTGGATGCAGCCCGGCCTCCGGCTCTTCCACAATTACCCAGTTAATATCCTTGTGCTTGCTCACTTTGGAGGGCGGCAAAAGCCAGTAAAGACCTAACAGGAGGGGGATAAATTCCCTTTGTCCAGCGGACCAGACCATATAGGGCAGGGCATTTTTTTCTACTTGTAAGATAATCCGTTTCTGGAGGCCATGTGTATCCAGCCGAAGCTCGCTGCCGGAAAAAATCCCACTGGACAAGGCCTGGCGCAGATCTTTTTTCAATCGGCCAGGCTGGGGAAAAATAGCGCTTTCCCCGCTGCCCAGACCGGCTTCCATCAGGTGTCTGATCATTTCGCTGAAATGACGGACTACATAAGGGTCTCCACTGTCATAATCGGTAAAAGGACGGGGCCAGCCATTTCGCAGGGTCAGCACCCTCTGGGCCGGAATGAAGAAAGAGGCCTCCTTGCTTTTCTTGGCCCGCATCTTGGCCTCCATATCTACTTCCCGGCCCCGGTAGCTCATTTTACTTTGGCTGGACCAGGCAGACTCCATTCCTTCGCCCATATACAGGGAAAAATACTTGCTAAGTTGCCCGTTCCAATGCATGCCGTTTTTTTTAAGCATGGAATTGATATGGCCGGCATCCATGGCCAGCTTGAAAAGATGCAGAAGGATGCTTTTGCCTGAAGCCTGCGGACCCACCAGCACGGTTAGATCACCGAAAGAGACTTCAGCCCTTTTTAGCTGGGCAACATTTTCTATTGTTAGCTTACCTTTCTGCATATTGCTTGAACCTTATCAATAGATTTCTGCTCACGGAATGGCACGGAAGTCGGAGGTCCGAGATCCGAGGTCGGAAGTCCGTAATCCGTAATCCGGGGGTCCGCTTGGACGTATTGACGTTTGGACGCATGGGTGTATGGGAGTCCAGTTGAACCCATAATCCGTAATCCGGGATCCGTTTAGACGTATGGGAGTATGGGGGTATGGGGGTATGAACCCGTAATCCGTAATCCGGGATCCGTTTGCTAAACAGTTCTTGTTTGCATTTGTTGCATAGGCGATATTTTTCATGATTTATTTATCTTTCTCGTAAATATCAGCCGTGAAGCCAATGGTTTTTTGCGTGTGGATGCCTGAAGACATCAACTCGCGCATTGCCTCAATTAAACCGCCTATGGCCTGGTCATGATCCGAGATCTTTTCTTCCAGCTCCACAAGTTTTTCAGCCAGCTGCTTGTGCGTGGCCAATATTTCCCGCATGCGAACAAATGCCCTGACAACAAAAACACTCATCTCTACAGCTTTTGGAGAGTTCAAAACTGAGGCGGCCATTATCGCCCCATGCTCCGTGAACACGTAAGGCAGATGAGGGGAGTACTTAAGATTTGACAGGTGGTCGCAATTTGCGACCACCCAGGCCTTTTCTTCTCTGGTCAACTGGAACATGAAGTCTTGGGGAAATCTGCCCTTGTTCCTTTTGACCTGCTCATTGAAGCGTTTGGTCGTAACAGAGTAGATTTCAGCCAGATCAGAATCCATCATTACCTTATGGCTTCGAATAATGAGTATCCTTTTGGCTAAGACCACCTCTGTAAGGTTATGCTTGTTTTCAGTCAAATCCATGATCTGCTCATATTTTTTATTGTCCCATAACCCGTAGTCCGTAATCCGAGGTCCGGGGTCCGGGGTCCATTGCCACATATGGGTGTATGGAAGTATTCGTGTTTGGGTGTAAAGTCAAACCCGAGGTCCGTTTAGACGTATGGACGTTTGGATGTATGGGGGTATGAACCCGTAATCCGTAGT harbors:
- a CDS encoding ORF6N domain-containing protein, yielding MDLTENKHNLTEVVLAKRILIIRSHKVMMDSDLAEIYSVTTKRFNEQVKRNKGRFPQDFMFQLTREEKAWVVANCDHLSNLKYSPHLPYVFTEHGAIMAASVLNSPKAVEMSVFVVRAFVRMREILATHKQLAEKLVELEEKISDHDQAIGGLIEAMRELMSSGIHTQKTIGFTADIYEKDK
- a CDS encoding AAA family ATPase encodes the protein MQKGKLTIENVAQLKRAEVSFGDLTVLVGPQASGKSILLHLFKLAMDAGHINSMLKKNGMHWNGQLSKYFSLYMGEGMESAWSSQSKMSYRGREVDMEAKMRAKKSKEASFFIPAQRVLTLRNGWPRPFTDYDSGDPYVVRHFSEMIRHLMEAGLGSGESAIFPQPGRLKKDLRQALSSGIFSGSELRLDTHGLQKRIILQVEKNALPYMVWSAGQREFIPLLLGLYWLLPPSKVSKHKDINWVIVEEPEAGLHPQAVSAVLLGVMELLDRGYKVILSTHSSHILDFVWGWKMLQSFSGDPNLLLEMLDAPKTQALNELAKRIKSSTARVYYFERHDQSIHTRDISNLDPGAEDIQEWGWGGLAEFSGRVNDVVSRMIQEQET
- a CDS encoding type II toxin-antitoxin system HicB family antitoxin gives rise to the protein MKYRAVIKQTDGWWIGWLVDLPGVNAQEKTREELMESLRIGAQEMLETNVPFEPGFIMEKLDVPEPEWA